The Pochonia chlamydosporia 170 chromosome Unknown PCv3seq00027, whole genome shotgun sequence genome has a window encoding:
- a CDS encoding peptidase (similar to Cordyceps militaris CM01 XP_006674207.1) produces MLKSLSTSLLLGTSLFTTILAAHDAQVPLSDPSRHHQVDPDIINALKKHSDPVDAYISLHPEAADQLAQPRLLRVSGQDPKWMTEGDKLRLKRKGKKFVDITDHEEFYKQNVNALAGQAHLPKLSHHGIVKPLLPQVSTKRMHDVLEHMTSYYTRYFGSVTGEQSALWLHDHIADIIKESPFHTHISLEFFTHSFPQPSIIARFEPKVRNFSLPLTIIGAHQDSMNYLFPLLPAPGADDDCSGTVSILEAFRVLATSGFIPINGPVEFHWYAAEEGGLLGSQAIARYKKESGARIGAMMEFDMTAFVARNATESIGFIETEADAPLTKWAAELANAYVAIPAKIYKLPSGAGSDYMSFTQLGYPSAFASEGNPSAGPFPGEFDPYVHTAKDTMDINDETGVFSLEHMARFSELAIAFVVEQAGWDNKWR; encoded by the exons atgctcaagtccCTCTCAACCTCGCTGCTCTTGGGCACGagcctcttcaccaccatcctcgccgcccatGACGCCCAAGTCCCTCTCTCCGACCCGTCAAGGCATCACCAAGTCGACCCAGATATCATCAATGCATTGAAAAAGCACTCTGATCCTGTTGATGCGTATATTTCACTCCATCCCGAGGCTGCGGACCAGCTCGCCCAGCCGCGGTTGCTTCGCGTGTCTGGTCAAGACCCCAAATGGATGACCGAAGGCGATAAGCTTCGCCTCAAgcgcaagggcaagaagttTGTGGACATTACCGATCATGAAGAGTTCTATAAGCAGAATGTGAATGCATTGGCTGGCCAGGCTC ATTTACCCAAGCTCTCACACCACGGCATCGTCAAACCACTGCTTCCCCAGGTTTCTACAAAGAGAATGCACGATGTTCTCGAGCACATGACCAGCTACTACACGCGATATTTCGGCAGTGTTACCGGCGAACAGAGTGCGCTGTGGCTGCATGACCATATTGCTGAT ATTATCAAGGAATCCCCATTTCACACACATATATCGCTCGAATTCTTCACCCATTCGTTCCCGCAACCGTCAATAATTGCTCGCTTTGAGCCTAAAGTGCGAAACTTTTCCCTCCCACTCACAATCATCGGCGCCCACCAAGACTCTATGAACTATCTCTTCCCACTGCTCCCTGCGCCTGGTGCCGACGACGACTGTTCCGGCACCGTGAGCATTCTCGAGGCGTTCCGCGTCCTAGCGACGAGCGGCTTCATTCCCATCAATGGACCTGTTGAGTTTCACTGGTACGCTGCCGAAGAGGGTGGTCTTTTGGGCAGTCAGGCCATTGCTCGGTATAAGAAGGAGTCGGGTGCTCGTATTGGCgccatgatggagttt GACATGACTGCGTTTGTGGCCCGCAATGCTACTGAGTCGATTGGCTTCATCGAGACTGAGGCGGATGCCCCGTTGACGAAGTGGGCGGCCGAACTTGCTAATGCATATGTTGCCATTCCGGCCAAGATATACAAGCTTCCAAG TGGCGCTGGCTCCGATTACATGTCTTTCACACAGCTAGGATACCCGTCGGCTTTTGCATCCGAGGGCAACCCATCGGCTGGCCCGTTTCCTGGGGAATTCGACCCCTATGTTCACACCGCCAAGGATACTATGGACATTAACGATGAGACTGGCGTCTTTTCACTCGAG CACATGGCCCGATTTTCCGAACTTGCCATCGCTTTCGTCGTTGAACAGGCTGGTTGGGACAACAAGTGGAGGTAG